Proteins from a single region of Schistocerca gregaria isolate iqSchGreg1 chromosome 3, iqSchGreg1.2, whole genome shotgun sequence:
- the LOC126355524 gene encoding cuticle protein 65-like, with the protein MKLLIVLSAVLAAAVAAPKPGYLGAAHGVVAAAPAVLAAPAVIAAHAVHPGYAAYGPAHIAVRSDGYLLDTPDVAANRAAHLTAVAQTQARDAHINGAAAHAVLAAPALLGAHGLAYGHGLSYGHGYHG; encoded by the coding sequence ATCGTGTTGAGCGCCGTCCTGGCCGCTGCTGTAGCCGCCCCCAAGCCCGGCTACCTGGGCGCCGCCCacggcgtcgtcgccgccgccccAGCTGTGCTCGCCGCCCCAGCAGTGATCGCCGCCCACGCCGTGCACCCTGGCTACGCCGCCTACGGCCCCGCCCACATTGCCGTCCGCTCTGATGGCTACCTGCTGGACACCCCCGACGTCGCTGCCAACAGGGCCGCCCACCTGACCGCCGTCGCCCAGACGCAGGCCCGCGACGCCCACATcaacggcgccgccgcccacgccgtcCTCGCAGCCCCCGCTCTGCTTGGAGCGCACGGACTGGCGTACGGACACGGTCTTTCGTACGGACATGGATATCATGGTTGA